One segment of Chionomys nivalis chromosome 1, mChiNiv1.1, whole genome shotgun sequence DNA contains the following:
- the Slc30a3 gene encoding probable proton-coupled zinc antiporter SLC30A3, with product MEPSPATGGSETTRLVSSRDRGSAGGGLRLKSLFTEPLPEEPKLEGMAFHHCHKDPMPQSGLSPERLQARRQLCAACAVCFIFMAGEVVGGYLAHSLAIMTDAAHLLADVGSMMGSLFSLWLSTRPATRTMTFGWHRSETLGALASVVSLWMVTGILLYLAFIRLLHSDYHIEGGAMLLTASIAVCANMLMAFVLHQAGPPHSHGSRGTEYAPLEEGHGSPVPLENTSVRAAFVHVLGDLLQSLGVLAASLLIYFKPQYKAADPISTFLFSICALGSTAPTLRDVLRILMEGAPRSVGFEPVRDTLLSVPGVRATHDLHLWALTLTYHVASAHLAIDSTADPEAVLAEASSRLYSRFGFSSCTLQVERYQPEMAQCLRCREPQA from the exons tctcttcacAGAGCCCCTCCCCGAGGAGCCCAAGCTTGAGGGGATGGCCTTCCACCACTGCCATAAGGACCCCATGCCGCAGTCAGGCCTCTCTCCTGAGAGGCTGCAGGCCCGGAGGCAGCTGTGTGCCGCCTGTGCTGTGTGCTTCATCTTCATGGCTGGGGAGGTGGTTG GTGGGTATTTGGCACACAGCTTGGCTATTATGACCGATGCCGCTCACTTGCTGGCAGACGTAGGCAGCATGATGGGCAGCCTGTTCTCCCTCTGGCTCTCCACTCGGCCAGCCACCCGAACCATGACCTTTGGCTGGCACCGCTCAG AGACTCTGGGGGCTTTGGCCTCTGTGGTCTCCCTCTGGATGGTCACTGGCATCCTGCTGTACCTGGCCTTCATCCGCCTGCTGCATAGTGACTACCACATCGAGGGGGGTGCCATGCTGCTGACTGCCAGCATTGCTGTCTGTGCCAACATGCT aATGGCCTTTGTGCTGCACCAGGCTGGGCCCCCCCACAGCCATGGATCTAGGGGCACAGAGTATGCACCGCTGGAGGAGGGGCACGGATCCCCCGTGCCCCTGGAAAACACCAGTGTCCGGGCTGCCTTTGTGCATGTGCTGGGAGATCTCCTCCAGAGCCTGGGGGTCCTGGCTGCCTCCCTCCTCATCTACTTCAAG CCTCAGTACAAGGCGGCTGACCCCATAAGCACGTTCCTCTTCTCTATCTGTGCCCTTGGATCCACAGCCCCTACCCTTCGAGACGTTCTGCGCATCCTCATGGAAG GTGCCCCTCGCAGTGTGGGTTTTGAACCTGTAAGGGACACACTGCTGTCAGTGCCGGGAGTCCGAGCAACGCATGACCTCCACCTATGGGCCCTGACGCTGACCTACCATGTTGCCTCTGCACACCTGGCTATTG ACTCCACGGCTGACCCTGAAGCTGTCCTGGCTGAGGCCTCATCGCGGCTCTATTCCCGGTTTGGGTTCTCCAGCTGCACCCTGCAGGTGGAGCGGTACCAGCCTGAGATGGCCCAGTGTCTACGCTGCCGGGAGCCCCAAGCCTGA